The following nucleotide sequence is from Acidovorax radicis.
CAATGCCCCGCCCGGCTTTCGATATGTCCAGGTTGGCCTGGTTGCGACCCGCATCGAATAGCGGCAACAACAAGGATGGCGCCACGGTGAATCCCCATGAACCGCTTTTGAACAGCCCCGACAATTCACCGCTGGCGGTGCCAGCCTGGGTCGTCAGGGAGATCCGTGGGAAGAACGCTGCCCTGGCCGCGCCGATGCTGGCGTTGGCCGCGATCAGTTGCTGCTCGGCCTGCCGAATGTCGGGGCGCCGCGTGAGCAGTTCGGACGGCAAACCCGCGGGCAACGGTGTCATGGTTGGGGCATCGGCCAGCTTGCTGCCCGTTACGCTGCTGCGTACATCGTCGGGCAAGGCCTGGCCCAGCAGCAGCACCAGCGCGTTTTCATCAAGGGCGCGTTGGCGTTGCTGTTGTGCAAGTGTGGCCCGGGCCGCCTGCGTGAGTGATTCCGCCTGGCGGTAGTCCAGCTCCGATGCCACGCCAGCGTCCAGGCGCATTTTGGTCAGGCGCACCGATTCGTCGCGGGATGCAAGGGTCTGGCGCGAAAGGTCGAGCAGTTCTTCGTCGGCAAGCAATGTCAGCCAGCCGTTGGCTACAGCCGCCACGAGGCTGACCTGTGCACCGTTGCGGCCCTCTTCGGTGGCAAGGTATTGGGCCAGTGCCTGTTCCTTGAGGCTGGCGATCCGGCCAAAAAAATCAATTTCCCAGGCCGAAATGGCCAACCCGACGGCGAACGAATTGGTCTGTGTGCCCGTTCCTGTTGCGGGTGCGCGGCTGGCGCTGGCGGCGAGGCCCACACCGGGGTATAGATCTGCACGCCGCACCTGGTAGGTCGCGCGAGCCTGTTCGATGTTCAGCACTGCAATACGCAAGTCGCGGTTGTTTTCGAGCGCCGTCTCTATCAACCGGCGCAACCGTGGATCCGCAAAATAGTCCTGCCAGGGGGCGGTGCTGGCCGCCCCTGGTTCGGCTTGCGGGGAGCTTGCTGACGGAAACGCGTAGTTCGCAGGCACGGGCGCCACGGGGCGTTCGTAGGTGGGAATGAGCGAGCAGCCAGCCAGCAGCGCGGCGGCTGCCAGAGCGATAGGGGTGCTGCGTTTAATCATGGTTTCCTACTCCTGCTTCTTCTGCATGGCGGCGGTTCATTTCCTGTTGCCGAGCGCTACCTTTGAACAGGCCACGAACCACGACGAAGAACACGGGGACGAAAAACACGGCGAGTGCCGTGCCGGTGAGCATGCCGCCCAACACGCCAGTGCCGATGGCGCGCTGGCTGGCAGAGCCTGCACCCGAGGCAATTGCCAGCGGGAGCACGCCCAGGCCGAAGGCCATCGACGTCATGACGATCGGGCGGAATCGCAGGTGAGCCGCAGCCAGTGCAGATTCGACCACGCCCTTGCCCTGGGCCTGCAGGTCCTTGGCGAACTCGATGATCAAAATGGCGTTTTTCGCAGACAGGCCGATGATGGTGATCAGTCCGACCTGGAAGTACACATCGTTCGCGTAGCCGCGTAACAAGGTGGCAAGCAAGACACCCAGCACACCAAGCGGCACCACCAGAATGACGGCAAGCGGAATCGACCAGCTCTCGTATAGAGCCGCCAGACACAGGAACACCGCCAAAATAGCGAAGCTGTAAAGGATCAGCGATTGGGAGCCTGCAAGCTTTTCCTCGCGCGATTGACCGGTCCACTCAAAGCCAAAGCCTGCGGGCAACTGAGCTGCCAGTTTTTCCATCTCAGCCATGGCTGCTCCTGTGCTGTAGCCAGCGGCGGGAGACCCTGAGATGCGCATGGCGGGGTAGCCGTTGTAGCGAGCCGTCTGTTGCGCCCCCTTCACCCACCGTGTGGTGGCAAATGCCGACAACGGCACCGGCTTGCCGAGACTGTTGGTGGCATTAATGCTCAGCAGATCGTCAGGCTGCATGCGGGCGGGCGCATCTGCTTGCACCACAACGCGTTGCAGACGACCTTGGTTCGGGAAGTCGTTGACGTAGCTGGAGCCTAGTGACGTTGAGAGTGCGGCGTTGATGGCGTCAAACGGCACCCCCAGCGCATTGGCCTTGTCGCGGTCAATGTCGATTTGCAGCTGTGGAGCGTCTTCCAGTCCGTCAGGACGAACCTGGGTCAGTACCTTGCTTTGCGATGCCATTCCCAATAATTGGTTGCGCGCATTCACGAGTGCTGTGTGGCCTGCGCCGCCCCGGTCTTGCAGGCGGAAGGTGAAGCCGCTGGCATTGCCCAGTTCTGGAATAGGCGGAGGGCTCAACGGGAAAATAAACGCATCGCGAATGCCTGACAAAGCGCCAAATGCGCGGCCCGCCAGGTCTTGTGCTGACTGGCCTTTGCCGTGGCGTTCTGACCAGTCTTTTAAGGTCACGAATGCCAGTGCGGCGTTTTGCCCCTGGCCGGAGAAACTGAACCCCACCACGCCGACCATGCTCTGGACTTCGGGCTGTTTGAGAATGAAGTCTTCCACCTGCTCCATGACCGCCAGAGTGCGTTGCTGTGTAGCTCCTGGGGGCAATTGCACATTGACGATGATGTTGCCCTGGTCTTCGCCGGGAAGGAACGATGTGGGCAGTCGCATGTAGACGACGGCCACGGCGCCGACAATGGCAACGTAGATGATCAGGTAGCGGGCTGCGCGCTTGAGCATGCGCGCCACCATGCTTTCATAGCCCTTGGCGGTGCGTGCAAATCGGCGATTGAACCAGCCGAAGAAGCCGCCTTTTTCGTGGTGAT
It contains:
- a CDS encoding efflux transporter outer membrane subunit, translated to MIKRSTPIALAAAALLAGCSLIPTYERPVAPVPANYAFPSASSPQAEPGAASTAPWQDYFADPRLRRLIETALENNRDLRIAVLNIEQARATYQVRRADLYPGVGLAASASRAPATGTGTQTNSFAVGLAISAWEIDFFGRIASLKEQALAQYLATEEGRNGAQVSLVAAVANGWLTLLADEELLDLSRQTLASRDESVRLTKMRLDAGVASELDYRQAESLTQAARATLAQQQRQRALDENALVLLLGQALPDDVRSSVTGSKLADAPTMTPLPAGLPSELLTRRPDIRQAEQQLIAANASIGAARAAFFPRISLTTQAGTASGELSGLFKSGSWGFTVAPSLLLPLFDAGRNQANLDISKAGRGIAVAQYEKAIQTAFREVSDALTGQATLEAQAQAQQQQAQSEAARLKLADLRYRNGVASYLDLLDAQRSLFTTQQAVVQVRLAQLQNQVLLYKALGGGAPETDTRQPS
- a CDS encoding efflux RND transporter permease subunit: MAKFFIDRPIFAWVIALFIMVMGGVAITQLPIAQYPPVAPPSIVINASYPGASAQTLEDSVLSVIEREMNGSPGLIYMESVAQADGSGSITLSFQTGTNADLAQVDVQNRLSRATPRLPSAVTQQGVRVDKSRSNFLLFTMLSSTNPTTDPVALGDYASRNVVPELQRIPGIGQAQLFGTERAMRIWIDPAKMVSFNISAAEITAAIRAQNAQVASGTIGDLPNIAGQGIAATVVVNGQLSTVEQFGNVVLRANNDGSTVRIKDVARVELGGQAYATLARLNGKPAVGIGVQLSPSGNALEAAKAVRTRMDELSRYFPEGMSWSIPYDSSRFVSISIRQVAETLLEAVALVFLVMFLFLQNWRYTIIPTIVVPIALLGTFATLLALGLSINVLTMFGMVLVIGIVVDDAIVVVENVERIMSEEGLSPLEATRKAMRQISGAIIGVTVVLISVFVPLAFFAGSTGNIYRQFSAVMVASIGFSAFMALSLTPALCATLLKPVEAGHHHEKGGFFGWFNRRFARTAKGYESMVARMLKRAARYLIIYVAIVGAVAVVYMRLPTSFLPGEDQGNIIVNVQLPPGATQQRTLAVMEQVEDFILKQPEVQSMVGVVGFSFSGQGQNAALAFVTLKDWSERHGKGQSAQDLAGRAFGALSGIRDAFIFPLSPPPIPELGNASGFTFRLQDRGGAGHTALVNARNQLLGMASQSKVLTQVRPDGLEDAPQLQIDIDRDKANALGVPFDAINAALSTSLGSSYVNDFPNQGRLQRVVVQADAPARMQPDDLLSINATNSLGKPVPLSAFATTRWVKGAQQTARYNGYPAMRISGSPAAGYSTGAAMAEMEKLAAQLPAGFGFEWTGQSREEKLAGSQSLILYSFAILAVFLCLAALYESWSIPLAVILVVPLGVLGVLLATLLRGYANDVYFQVGLITIIGLSAKNAILIIEFAKDLQAQGKGVVESALAAAHLRFRPIVMTSMAFGLGVLPLAIASGAGSASQRAIGTGVLGGMLTGTALAVFFVPVFFVVVRGLFKGSARQQEMNRRHAEEAGVGNHD